The Eubacterium sp. MSJ-33 genomic sequence CAGGGATTCGGGCAGTATATCAAGGAAGTAAAGGAAGGCACATATCCTTCCGCAGAGCATACTTATGCGATCGCAGATGATGTAATCGAGAAATTGTACTAAGGTGCGAAAACATTTACGTGTTCTAAAAGAGTTGTGCATAATTTCAAATTCCACGCAGACGCGCTCTCGCTCGGTTTAGTACCAGCGTGCTTCAACGGTCTGCGATAAAATTTGAATTATGTACAACTCCATATACACCTATTATGTTTTCGTTGCTTTACAATAAAACTTTGAATATTGAAAGGAAGAAATAATATGGAAATTGTAACAACAGTGAAGGAAGTTCGGGATAGAGTCAAAGCATGGAAGAAGGAGGGCAAGCAGGTTGGTCTGGTGCCGACAATGGGATATCTGCATGAGGGACATAAGAGCCTGATCGACAAGGCAGTTGCAGAAAATGATGCGGTTGTAGTCAGCGTATTTGTAAATCCAATGCAGTTTGGACCAACCGAGGATCTGGCAAGCTACCCAAGAGATTTAGAGGCAGATGCAAAGCTGTGCGAGGCAGCCGGCGCAAGTCTGATATTCCATCCGGAACCGGAGGAAATGTATAAGGATGGTTTCTGTTCTTTCGTTGATATGAACGGACTTACCAATGCACTGTGTGGATTGTCCCGCCCGGTTCATTTCCGTGGTGTATGTACGGTAGTGAATAAGCTGTTCAATATTGTACAGCCGGATAAGGCATATTTCGGTGAGAAGGATGCACAGCAGCTCGCTGTAATCAAGCGTATGGTTACCGATCTGAACATGGATATCGAAATCGTTGGATGCCCGATCATCCGTGAAGCAGACGGACTTGCAAAGAGCTCTAGAAATACGTATCTCTCTCCGGAGTCCAGAAAGCAGGCAGTGATCTTGTCCAAGGCAATCTTCCTTGGTAAAAAGATGGTAGAAGATGGCGAGCGTGACGCAGCGAAGATCAAGAAGGCTATGACTGACCTGATCAACACAATGCCGCTTGCAACGATCGATTATGTGGAGATCGTAGATGGTATGACTATGCAGAGCATCGACACATTGAAGGGTGACATCTTGTGTGCAATCGCAGTCAATATCGGCGGCGAAGCAAGACTTATTGATAATTTCCACTATACAGTTTAGGAAGAAAAAGGAGATACATGTATGACAGTCAATATGCTGAAAAGTAAAATACATCGCGCAACGGTAAAGCAGGCAGAACTGCAGTATGTCGGCAGCATCACGATTGATGAGGCACTGATGGAGGCGGCTGGCATCTTTGAATATGAGAAGGTGCAGATCGTTGATATCGAAAATGGAAACCGCTTCGAGACTTATGTAATCGCCGGTGAGCGTGAGAGCGGCATGATCTGCTTAAACGGCGCTGCCGCAAGACAGGTGTGTGTCGGAGATAAGATCATCATTATGTGTTATGCAGATATGACGCCGGAAGAGGTACAGACACATAAGCCGAAGGTTGTATTTGTTGATGAGGAGAATAAAATTTCAAGACTGACAAATTACGAGAAACATGGTAGACTAGAGGATATGTGAAATATATCTTGATCAGGAGGGAACATTATGCTTACAGGAAAGAAGATCGTGCTCGGTGTGAGTGGTGGTATCGCAGCCTACAAGATGGCGAATGTTGCAAGCATGCTTTCCAAGCTGCATGCAGACATCCATGTTGTGATGACAGAGAATGCGACACATTTTATCACACCGGAGACATTTGAAGTACTGACAGGAAACCACTGTTATACAGATACATTTGACCGTTGCATGGAACTGCATGTACCCCATATCGCGCTCGGTACGCAGGCGGATGCAATTCTGATTGCACCTGCAAGTGCGGATGTAGTTGGCAAGATCGCGAATGGAATTGCGGATGATATGCTCACAACCTGTGTGCTTCCTGCAACCTGTCCGGTTATGCTTGCCCCATCCATGAATGTACATATGTACGAGAATCCGATCGTGCAGGATAATATGAAGAAACTTGCCTCCTATGGATATGAAATCATCGAGGCTGACGAAGGATATCTGGCTTGCCGGGATATCGGCAAAGGAAAGCTTCCGCCGGAGCATGTACTTGTGGATTATATTATCCGTGCCTGCGCAATGGACAAAGACCTTGCAGGAAAGAAGGTGCTTGTGACAGCGGGTGCCACACGGGAGTCCATTGATCCGGTTCGTTATATCACGAATCATTCGACCGGCAAGATGGGGTATGCATTGGCACGCATGGCGGCATTCCGTGGCGCTAAAGTTACACTTGTGGCAGGACCGACGAATCTGGAAGATCCATTGTTTGTCGATATGGTGAAGGTTGTTACGGCGGAAGATATGTATGAGGCAGTGACAAGCCGAAGCGCGGACATGGATATCATCATCAAGGCAGCGGCGGTTGCCGATTACCGTCCGGAAAATGTCAGCGATGAAAAGATCAAAAAGCAGGATGGCAACATGGCTATTCCGCTTACAAGAACAAAGGATATTTTGGCATATCTTGGCGAGCATAAGAAGGACGGTCAGTTTATCTGCGGATTTTCTATGGAGACGGAACATATGGTAGAAAATTCGAAGAAGAAGTTAGATAAGAAGCATATTGATATGGTTGCTGCAAACAACCTGAAGGTAGCAGGCGCTGGATTCGGTGTCGATACGAATATTATGACACTCATAACAAAAGAGGGAGAAAAAGAACTCCCTCTGATGAGCAAAGAAGATGTCGCAAATGCGATATTGGATGAAATCGTTGCAAAGATAAACTAATCATTTGGTATATCATGAAATCTGCCAGCGAGTTCTTCGGTTTTGACGATATTGATAAACGCATGTGGATCAATCGAACGAATCAGAGGAATGAGCTGGCGTTTTGCTTCTGTATTGATGACAGAGTAGATCAAAGTTTTCTCTTTTTCTTCATAACAGCCGATACCCTGAAACAGCGTGGCATCGTGGTTGGTTGTTTCCCGTATTGCTTTATAGATCTGTTCGGAGTAATCCGAGATGATAAATAATGTTTCTTTTTTGTATCGTTTATAAAGAATCTGAATCGCCTGTGTGCTGCAGAACTGGAAGATGATCGAATAAAGCGCAATCGACCAGCCGAAGAGATAACCGGCCAGAATCAGCAGCATAACATTTCCGAATAATATATAGTTCCAGGCATCGATTCCTTTGCGCTGGGACAGATAGATGCTGATGAAGTCTGTACCG encodes the following:
- the panC gene encoding pantoate--beta-alanine ligase, whose amino-acid sequence is MEIVTTVKEVRDRVKAWKKEGKQVGLVPTMGYLHEGHKSLIDKAVAENDAVVVSVFVNPMQFGPTEDLASYPRDLEADAKLCEAAGASLIFHPEPEEMYKDGFCSFVDMNGLTNALCGLSRPVHFRGVCTVVNKLFNIVQPDKAYFGEKDAQQLAVIKRMVTDLNMDIEIVGCPIIREADGLAKSSRNTYLSPESRKQAVILSKAIFLGKKMVEDGERDAAKIKKAMTDLINTMPLATIDYVEIVDGMTMQSIDTLKGDILCAIAVNIGGEARLIDNFHYTV
- the panD gene encoding aspartate 1-decarboxylase — encoded protein: MTVNMLKSKIHRATVKQAELQYVGSITIDEALMEAAGIFEYEKVQIVDIENGNRFETYVIAGERESGMICLNGAAARQVCVGDKIIIMCYADMTPEEVQTHKPKVVFVDEENKISRLTNYEKHGRLEDM
- the coaBC gene encoding bifunctional phosphopantothenoylcysteine decarboxylase/phosphopantothenate--cysteine ligase CoaBC, giving the protein MLTGKKIVLGVSGGIAAYKMANVASMLSKLHADIHVVMTENATHFITPETFEVLTGNHCYTDTFDRCMELHVPHIALGTQADAILIAPASADVVGKIANGIADDMLTTCVLPATCPVMLAPSMNVHMYENPIVQDNMKKLASYGYEIIEADEGYLACRDIGKGKLPPEHVLVDYIIRACAMDKDLAGKKVLVTAGATRESIDPVRYITNHSTGKMGYALARMAAFRGAKVTLVAGPTNLEDPLFVDMVKVVTAEDMYEAVTSRSADMDIIIKAAAVADYRPENVSDEKIKKQDGNMAIPLTRTKDILAYLGEHKKDGQFICGFSMETEHMVENSKKKLDKKHIDMVAANNLKVAGAGFGVDTNIMTLITKEGEKELPLMSKEDVANAILDEIVAKIN
- a CDS encoding YitT family protein, with protein sequence MFQSIEYKHPKFYQVFRIFIVILASIIFAWNLCCFARPAGLFPGGFSGLSLLLQEIFQKFLHIHVPYTLLNVLLNIIPVYIGFKFIGRKFTLYSILTIILSSIFVDILPAYVFTQDAMLNSVFGGLINGFAISLCLNVGTTTGGTDFISIYLSQRKGIDAWNYILFGNVMLLILAGYLFGWSIALYSIIFQFCSTQAIQILYKRYKKETLFIISDYSEQIYKAIRETTNHDATLFQGIGCYEEKEKTLIYSVINTEAKRQLIPLIRSIDPHAFINIVKTEELAGRFHDIPND